The window TTTCATGGGCGCCGGGCGCGTGAGGCCGATCCAGACCCCGGTCTCCGAACGCAGCTGCACCTCGTCGCCGGCCTTGAGTCCCAGCTCGATGGCGTCATCGGGATGGATCAACACGTCGCGTCGCGTGACGCTGCCCACCAGATAGTCGCGCTCGCCATGACTCATGCTGTTGAACTGCTTTCCGCGCCGCGTACTCATGTAGAACCAGCCCGGTGGAATCGAGATCTCGGGGATGCGAACGGCGGTGAAGCGTGCGCGGCCCTCGGGCATGCGGGTGAAGCCGTCGGTGAACAGGCGCGCGCCGCCCCACTGCACCCACTGCCCTTCCCGCTCGAGCGCCTCGATCCCCGCGTAGATCGGCATGGCATTCGCCATCTCGGCTCGAATATCGGCGGTGCCGCGCCACGGAAACGATGCGGCCAGCGACGGGCGCACCGCGCGCGCGAAGCGCACCGGGATCTCCCATTCGGGAAGCGCCTCGGGGATCCTCGGGCCCGCGATCTCGGGCGTGTAACGGATGCGTCGCTCGGTGCTGGTGGCGGTGCCGCCGCCGGGGGTCTCGTAGCGGGTCTGCGCGGGAAGAAGCAGCACCGCCGGCCCGGACAGCAGCGCCGAGGTGTTGAGCACGATGTCCTGATGGACGCGCAGTTTCACGCGGGAGAGCGCCCGATCCATGTAGGCGCGATCCGGCATCGTCTCGAGCAAATTGCCGCCCAGCGAGTACAGAAATTCGATCTCGCCATCGTGCGCGGCCTCGAGCATCTGCAGGGTGCGATAGCCCTTGTGCGCCGGCAGAGGCGCGCCCCACAGCGCCTCGAATCGCGCGCGGTCCTGCCGATTCGCCACCTCGAAGCCGCCGGGCAGCTTGTCGGGATCCACGCCGCACTCCCCGCCGCCCTGAACGCCGGAGTGGCCGCGAATCGGCATGATGCCGCACTTTTCGCGGCCCAGCATGCCGCGGGCGAGCGCCAGATTGACGAGCGCCTTCACGTTGTCCACGCCGAAGCGATGCTGAGTGAGACCCATGCTGTACACGAACACGCACGTCCGCGCGCGCGCCAGCAAGCCGGCCAGGCGCTCCATATCGGCGCGCGTGAGGCCCGAGAGCCGCTCGAGCGTCTCCCAGGGCGTGCCGAGCACGTGGGCCTTCACCTCCTCGAATCCGGTGGTGTGGCGCCTCACGAACTCGGCGTCCACTGCGTCCCTTTCGATCAGGGCCCGCAGGACGCCGTTCATGAACGCGATGTCGCCACCCACCGACACCTGAAAGAATTCGTCCATCAGGCGCGTGCCGAAGATCGCGGAAGCCCAGTCGCTCGGCACCCAGTAGCGCTCGAGGCCAGGCTCGCGCATCGGATTCACCACGGCGATGCGCGTTCCCTTGCGCTTGGCGTAGGTCAGATATTTCATGGTGACCGGTTGATTGTTGGCGAGGTGCGAGCCGAGGATCACCACGAGGTCCGCGCCGATCATGTCCGAGAGCGAGCAGGTGGGCGCCGGCACGCCGAGCGTGTCCTTGAGCCCCGAGACGCTCGCCGCGTGGCAGAGGCGCGCGCAGAGGTCCACGTGGTTCGAGCCGAGGAGCCGCGCCGCCTTGGTGAACGCGTAGTAGGTTTCGTTGACCACGCCGCGCGAGGTCGCGAAGAAGCCCAGGCGCTCGCCGGGCGTGTCGGCGAGCGTCTCGGCCGCGATGCCCATCGCCTCGTCCCACGACAGACGGTGCAGACGGTCGCTGCCCGCTCGATGGATCATCGGGAACGGCAGCCGGCCCAGCCGATGCAGCTCTTCATTCGAGAGCGAGCGCAGTCCGGCGAGATCGCGCAGCCGCTCCTCGGGGACCGGACCCATGGTGTTCAGCCGCAGGAGCTTGAGCCTCGTCATGCACAGATGGACGCCGTCGATGACGTCGTCGCGCAACCCGCGTGGTCCCAGCGAGCACCCGTCGCAGACGCCGTGATTGAGGATGCGCCAGGCGTAGCCGAGGTTGTCGCGATTGTCCCAGGCGATCTGGGCCATCTCGAGAAACGGGCGAGGGCGCGGATGGCGTGCGGGGCCGAACGGGATCAGGTCGCGAAGGCGGAAACGGCCGCCGCTCGAGGTCATGGGGCTGGGCGACATCCGTACAAGATTACCGGCCCGGGCCGCAGCTGAAAAGCGCGGGAGACCCGAAGGGGCGTGCCGATAACAGTCGCATGTCTCGTCGGCGTCAGGTCTCGTGCCTCGCGTGCCTGGGGCTGCTCGCGCTCGCCCTCGGTGGCTCGCCCGCGCATGCGGCAAGGGCCGGCGCGACCGCCCCAGGCCTGCTCCCGATGCCTCGGGAAATGCGTTCGACCGGCAGGGGAGCGAAGCTCGATTCCACCTGGGTCGTATGCGCTGGCTCGCGGCAGGATCGCGGGGCCGCCGAGCTGATCGCCGCCGAGGCGCGCCGGTGCTTCGGCTGGCAGTGGCCCACCTCGGGCTCGGTCGTCGGGCCATCGAAGACCTCGCGCGTCGAGCTGCGCGCGATTCCGGCGCACGCCTCCGATCCGCCGCTCGATGTGGCCCAGGGATACCGGCTGACGATCGAGCCCGGCCGCATCGTCATCGAGGGGGTCTCGCCGCTCGGGCGCTTCTACGGGGCGCAGACCCTGAGGCAGCTGATACGCGCTTCGACGCGTGGCGAGCTCTCCGGCCTCGAGATCCGCGACTATCCGGCGCTCGAATGGCGCGGCGTCTCGGACGACCTGGTGCGCGGGCAGGTCTCGACCATGGCCGACTTTCGCGAGCTGATTGAGCAGCTCGCGTACTACAAGCTCAATCTCTATCAGTTCACGATCGAAGAACTTTCGGCGCTCGACGCCGAACGGGAAGACGGGGCGGTCTCGACTTCGCTCACCCGCATTCAACTCCTCCAGCTCACCAACGAA is drawn from Candidatus Sulfotelmatobacter sp. and contains these coding sequences:
- a CDS encoding FdhF/YdeP family oxidoreductase, coding for MTSSGGRFRLRDLIPFGPARHPRPRPFLEMAQIAWDNRDNLGYAWRILNHGVCDGCSLGPRGLRDDVIDGVHLCMTRLKLLRLNTMGPVPEERLRDLAGLRSLSNEELHRLGRLPFPMIHRAGSDRLHRLSWDEAMGIAAETLADTPGERLGFFATSRGVVNETYYAFTKAARLLGSNHVDLCARLCHAASVSGLKDTLGVPAPTCSLSDMIGADLVVILGSHLANNQPVTMKYLTYAKRKGTRIAVVNPMREPGLERYWVPSDWASAIFGTRLMDEFFQVSVGGDIAFMNGVLRALIERDAVDAEFVRRHTTGFEEVKAHVLGTPWETLERLSGLTRADMERLAGLLARARTCVFVYSMGLTQHRFGVDNVKALVNLALARGMLGREKCGIMPIRGHSGVQGGGECGVDPDKLPGGFEVANRQDRARFEALWGAPLPAHKGYRTLQMLEAAHDGEIEFLYSLGGNLLETMPDRAYMDRALSRVKLRVHQDIVLNTSALLSGPAVLLLPAQTRYETPGGGTATSTERRIRYTPEIAGPRIPEALPEWEIPVRFARAVRPSLAASFPWRGTADIRAEMANAMPIYAGIEALEREGQWVQWGGARLFTDGFTRMPEGRARFTAVRIPEISIPPGWFYMSTRRGKQFNSMSHGERDYLVGSVTRRDVLIHPDDAIELGLKAGDEVQLRSETGVWIGLTRPAPMKRRHVQTYWPEANVLIPRRFDPVSGEPDYNALVVLEPVRSIPGMRPLPAHEPAAAKSVREPAPALVRSHPEGA